In one Nicotiana tomentosiformis chromosome 6, ASM39032v3, whole genome shotgun sequence genomic region, the following are encoded:
- the LOC104106922 gene encoding F-box protein At3g07870-like: MDRQTKKQKCQSEQAHPRYGFNCLPQEIVLDIVSRLPITSLVQFKFACKSFYNLLHDSELVNLHLSRVVKNDPSIIFHADYPLRNQLYFLEFSDHGREEEVVRKISTPFANSVPEFKVVGSCHGLLCICHSLFSNELYVCNPFTRNYKELPKSVEFEVQKVVLGFGFHPITKEYKVIKIINYVNMYNLVSWRYRRYRPPYFGKSDVQVFSLGSNRWRSVGEVVYRFDPSSQGVMLNGKMHWLTQFGKYNGRRDRLIVSFDLAEEVFAEVPKIDYGVNPRIKKFHLAVVGDCLAVALTLPHQRGGGIEIWVMKEYNVKESWVKEYIIGAYTPTPNSVTQHLQPLAKVLCLLKNGEILLEYKGGNLVSYDPKNGIFRSLKFQGIPNLFQTCAHTGCLNWIDIPPAN; the protein is encoded by the coding sequence ATGGACAGACAAACCAAGAAACAAAAGTGTCAATCTGAACAAGCTCACCCCAGATATGGATTTAATTGCCTACCTCAAGAAATTGTCCTTGACATAGTTTCCAGGCTCCCTATAACATCTTTAGTCCAATTCAAGTTTGCTTGCAAGTCATTTTACAACTTATTACATGATTCAGAGCTTGTGAATCTGCACCTGTCTCGTGTGGTAAAGAACGATCCTTCCATTATTTTTCACGCGGATTATCCTTTAAGGAATCAGCTCTACTTTCTTGAATTTTCTGATCATGGTAGGGAAGAAGAGGTTGTGAGGAAAATCAGCACCCCTTTTGCAAACTCTGTGCCTGAATTTAAAGTGGTTGGTTCATGTCATGGATTACTGTGCATATGTCATTCTCTGTTTAGTAATGAACTTTATGTGTGTAATCCTTTTACAAGGAACTACAAAGAGCTGCCTAAATCAGTAGAATTTGAGGTGCAAAAAGTGGTTCTTGGATTTGGTTTTCATCCTATTACCAAAGAGTACAAGGTGATCAAGATCATAAATTATGTAAATATGTATAATCTTGTCTCTTGGCGCTATCGTAGATATCGACCTCCGTACTTTGGTAAATCAGATGTTCAAGTATTTAGTCTTGGTAGCAACAGATGGAGAAGTGTTGGAGAAGTTGTTTATCGGTTCGATCCAAGTTCTCAAGGAGTTATGTTGAACGGGAAGATGCATTGGTTGACTCAATTTGGTAAGTATAATGGACGTCGTGATAGGCTTATCGTTTCCTTTGATTTAGCTGAGGAGGTATTTGCTGAAGTTCCAAAGATTGATTATGGTGTCAATCCAAGAATTAAGAAGTTTCATCTCGCAGTTGTTGGAGATTGTCTTGCTGTTGCTCTAACTTTGCCTCACCAAAGAGGGGGAGGAATAGAAATTTGGGTAATGAAAGAATACAATGTGAAAGAGTCATGGGTGAAGGAGTACATAATTGGGGCTTATACACCAACTCCAAATTCTGTGACTCAACATTTGCAGCCATTGGCAAAAGTTCTATGCCTTTTGAAGAATGGAGAGATCTTGCTTGAGTATAAAGGTGGCAATTTGGTTTCATATGATCCTAAAAATGGTATCTTTAGGAGTCTAAAATTTCAGGGAATACCTAATTTGTTTCAGACATGTGCTCACACGGGTTGCCTTAATTGGATTGATATCCCACCTGCTAATTAG